A single Anopheles funestus chromosome 2RL, idAnoFuneDA-416_04, whole genome shotgun sequence DNA region contains:
- the LOC125764519 gene encoding glutamine synthetase 1, mitochondrial: protein MALRVVGLLIRQELSSLASKPSVRMISTSRGPNCAKILEHSPNAHLNKTLLDRYTRLKYDPKYVQATYVWIDGTGENVRLKDRVLDYVPKKAEDVPAWQYDGSSTYQALGGNSDMKLVPRALYKDPFKAGENDVIVLCDTYQPDGKPTASNHRAAMQDAYNRTKDLEPWFGIEQEYTFLDIDGRPLGWPVGGFPGPQGPYYCAAGAQNVVARDIAEAHAVACLYAGVQFAGTNAEVMPAQWEYQVGPALGMKCADDLWMSRYILWRIAEDYGVVVTFDPKPMEGNWNGAGGHCNFSTKPMRADNGIKAIEQAIEKLSKKHDKHIKAYDPRGGKDNERRLVGRLETSSIDKFSWGVADRGTSVRIPRGVADAKKGYLEDRRPSSNCDPYAVCNAILTTCLLDE from the coding sequence ATGGCCCTCCGTGTAGTTGGTCTTCTGATACGCCAGGAGCTGTCCAGTCTGGCTAGCAAACCGTCGGTGCGCATGATCAGCACCAGCCGTGGACCGAACTGTGCCAAGATCCTGGAGCATTCGCCGAATGCGCACCTCAACAAGACGCTGCTGGATCGATACACCCGGCTAAAGTACGATCCGAAGTACGTGCAGGCCACCTACGTTTGGATCGACGGTACCGGTGAGAACGTGCGGCTGAAGGATCGCGTTCTGGACTATGTGCCGAAGAAGGCGGAGGATGTCCCGGCCTGGCAGTATGATGGCAGTTCCACGTACCAGGCGCTCGGTGGTAACTCGGACATGAAATTGGTTCCGCGCGCCCTGTACAAGGATCCGTTCAAGGCCGGTGAGAATGATGTGATCGTGCTGTGCGATACGTACCAGCCGGATGGTAAGCCGACCGCTTCGAACCATCGGGCGGCCATGCAGGACGCGTACAACCGTACCAAGGATCTGGAACCGTGGTTTGGTATTGAGCAGGAGTACACCTTCCTTGACATTGATGGACGTCCGCTTGGATGGCCGGTCGGTGGATTCCCTGGACCGCAGGGTCCATACTACTGTGCCGCCGGTGCCCAAAACGTGGTCGCGCGCGACATTGCCGAGGCTCATGCCGTGGCCTGTCTGTACGCTGGCGTACAGTTCGCCGGTACCAACGCGGAAGTAATGCCGGCCCAGTGGGAGTACCAGGTCGGACCGGCCCTCGGTATGAAGTGTGCCGATGATCTGTGGATGTCGCGCTACATTCTGTGGCGCATCGCCGAAGACTACGGCGTGGTGGTAACGTTCGACCCGAAACCGATGGAGGGCAACTGGAACGGTGCCGGTGGTCACTGCAACTTCTCCACGAAGCCGATGCGCGCCGACAATGGCATCAAGGCGATCGAGCAGGCGATCGAGAAGCTGTCGAAGAAGCACGATAAGCACATCAAGGCGTACGATCCGCGCGGTGGAAAGGACAACGAGCGCCGTCTGGTCGGACGGCTCGAGACGTCATCGATCGACAAGTTTAGCTGGGGCGTGGCCGATCGTGGTACGTCGGTGCGCATTCCGCGCGGTGTAGCCGACGCTAAGAAGGGCTATCTGGAGGATCGTCGTCCGAGCTCGAACTGTGACCCTTATGCAGTGTGCAATGCCATCCTTACTACCTGCCTGTTGGACGAATAA